A region of bacterium DNA encodes the following proteins:
- a CDS encoding metal ABC transporter ATP-binding protein, giving the protein MNSVITVQNVEVSYEQYSVLSDITFSVQAGDYIGIVGPNGSGKSTLMKCLLNLVPAVRGNVFLFGTRLQDFQDWAKIGYLPQLRAFTDPHFPAQVEEVVFTGLLAAKRFPKRYSKADQETVVRVLEMLGISGLRKRLIGKLSGGQQQRVLLARAMVASPQVLILDEPTSALDPETREGFYEALKKINEEKNMTILLVSHDLGSVGEYAKKMLYLDRRIIFFDTFAGFCKDPKMGLYFGSRAQHHICHQHDHQVIDPGKDI; this is encoded by the coding sequence ATGAACTCAGTCATTACGGTTCAAAATGTGGAAGTGAGCTATGAACAGTATAGCGTATTATCTGACATCACTTTTTCAGTTCAAGCCGGGGACTATATTGGGATTGTGGGGCCCAACGGATCGGGGAAGAGTACGCTTATGAAGTGTTTGCTCAATCTGGTGCCTGCGGTCCGGGGAAATGTTTTTTTATTCGGCACACGTCTGCAGGATTTTCAGGACTGGGCCAAGATCGGTTATCTTCCCCAACTCCGCGCCTTTACAGATCCGCATTTTCCAGCTCAGGTTGAGGAGGTGGTTTTTACCGGCTTGCTTGCCGCCAAACGCTTTCCCAAGCGTTATTCCAAAGCTGATCAGGAGACAGTGGTGCGGGTTTTGGAAATGCTGGGTATTTCGGGTTTGAGAAAACGTCTGATTGGGAAACTTTCCGGAGGTCAACAGCAACGGGTTTTGTTGGCCCGGGCCATGGTTGCTTCACCCCAGGTGCTTATTTTGGATGAACCGACTTCTGCGCTTGATCCTGAAACCCGCGAAGGTTTTTATGAGGCGCTGAAAAAAATAAATGAAGAAAAAAATATGACGATTTTGCTGGTTTCGCATGACCTGGGTTCGGTGGGCGAGTACGCAAAAAAAATGCTTTATCTCGACCGCAGAATAATTTTTTTCGATACTTTTGCAGGGTTTTGCAAAGACCCTAAAATGGGTCTTTACTTTGGCAGTCGCGCCCAACACCACATTTGTCATCAGCATGACCATCAGGTTATTGATCCGGGAAAGGACATATAA
- a CDS encoding ABC transporter ATP-binding protein/permease — translation MLKNILYFFKITDTRISKIAWGEFLHGMFLAAPTGILLIVIWELFKDDPNIQKIWTQIIVMAIMFVGQLWIARRVMLNTNQVIHTMTSKLRIILGDHLQKLSLGFYKRRDPGDLASVVLQDVSNFEIIFSHTNQEIFGAIFGTFFLSLFLLVLSWELALLMVLAIPLAFLFVIIAGKVMQKPGQKHIASRNETSSRFIEYIQGIRHLKAFNRTGDRFSILKQAFNELRKNSIKLEVIPGPFVITSFVVFELFFLLMVYLGIGRINGATMTIPVFIAFLIVGYRLFEPLKLLMVDYALLRYMSVSVKRIIQLMKSPLQAVGKDIKPEKYNIEFKNVTFSYIDREILKDVSFTVPEKGLTALVGASGSGKTTIANLVARFWDVQKGSVTIGNEDVKEMSPSTVYSLISQVFQDVYLFDDTVYNNIKIGKPDATEADIMQAAEKAQVKEFLDVLPQGINTKVGEGGSHLSGGQKQRISIARALLKDAPIVLLDEATASLDPENEIYIQQAMAELVKEKTVLVIAHKLQTIRNADKIIVLENGHIIEEGKHSELLNNNGLYARYWDTQQNTSGWKLCKITA, via the coding sequence ATGTTAAAAAACATATTATATTTTTTTAAAATAACCGATACCAGGATTAGTAAAATTGCCTGGGGTGAGTTTTTGCATGGCATGTTTCTGGCAGCGCCCACTGGAATACTTTTGATCGTGATTTGGGAATTGTTTAAAGACGATCCCAACATACAAAAGATTTGGACACAAATTATTGTAATGGCAATAATGTTTGTCGGGCAATTGTGGATAGCTCGCCGGGTCATGCTGAATACGAACCAGGTTATTCACACCATGACCTCAAAGCTACGGATAATACTGGGAGACCATCTGCAAAAACTCTCGCTGGGTTTTTATAAGCGGCGTGACCCGGGAGATTTGGCGTCAGTGGTACTGCAGGATGTAAGCAATTTTGAAATAATATTTTCGCATACGAATCAGGAGATATTTGGAGCAATATTCGGAACATTTTTTCTGTCGCTTTTTCTTTTGGTATTAAGCTGGGAATTGGCGCTGCTAATGGTTTTGGCAATACCGCTGGCATTTTTATTTGTCATTATTGCCGGTAAAGTAATGCAAAAGCCCGGCCAAAAACATATAGCCTCACGTAATGAAACCAGCAGCCGGTTTATAGAATATATCCAGGGAATACGGCATTTAAAAGCGTTTAACCGGACCGGCGACCGGTTTTCCATATTAAAGCAGGCATTTAATGAGCTTAGAAAAAACAGTATAAAACTTGAAGTTATTCCCGGCCCGTTTGTTATAACCTCGTTTGTAGTTTTTGAACTTTTTTTCCTGCTTATGGTTTACCTGGGAATCGGAAGAATTAACGGCGCCACCATGACAATTCCGGTTTTTATTGCATTTTTAATTGTAGGCTACAGATTATTTGAGCCGCTTAAACTTCTGATGGTTGATTATGCCTTGTTGCGTTATATGAGTGTTAGTGTGAAAAGAATCATTCAATTAATGAAATCTCCTTTGCAGGCGGTGGGAAAAGATATTAAACCGGAGAAATATAATATAGAGTTTAAAAATGTGACTTTTTCCTATATTGACCGGGAAATTTTAAAAGATGTAAGTTTTACTGTTCCGGAAAAAGGACTTACTGCCCTGGTCGGGGCATCGGGCTCAGGAAAAACAACGATCGCCAATCTGGTGGCGCGGTTTTGGGATGTTCAAAAAGGCAGCGTAACTATTGGCAACGAAGATGTAAAAGAAATGTCTCCTTCAACGGTTTATAGTCTTATTAGTCAGGTTTTTCAGGATGTATATCTTTTTGATGATACTGTTTACAATAATATAAAAATCGGAAAACCCGATGCCACTGAAGCGGATATTATGCAGGCAGCGGAAAAAGCCCAGGTTAAAGAATTTTTGGATGTTTTGCCACAGGGAATTAATACAAAAGTGGGTGAAGGGGGCTCGCATCTCTCGGGCGGACAAAAACAACGTATCTCAATTGCGCGTGCCTTGCTTAAAGATGCTCCTATCGTATTGCTGGATGAAGCCACTGCTTCGCTGGATCCGGAAAATGAAATTTATATACAGCAGGCTATGGCTGAACTGGTAAAAGAGAAAACAGTGCTGGTGATTGCCCATAAACTCCAGACCATTCGTAATGCCGATAAAATTATAGTACTGGAAAACGGACATATTATAGAAGAGGGGAAACATTCCGAATTGCTTAATAATAACGGCTTGTATGCCCGGTATTGGGATACGCAGCAAAATACCAGTGGTTGGAAATTGTGTAAAATAACAGCTTGA
- a CDS encoding zinc ABC transporter substrate-binding protein → MRFCIKIIIAILLLVPVMPGLGNAEQKKVKVITTLFPLFDFVRQVGKEKVDVILLMPPGVEAHSYEPTPRDIVRINQAEVFVYTGAAMEPWAADVVAGIVNKQIVVVNASQGIEQVVRPDESQAGHDKQGRRHRGKSVDPHIWVDFIYAQQMTDAVLAGLVRVDGKNQSFYMKNAEAFKQTLRQLDTRYRETLAQCPRKMIVHGGHFVFGYMTKRYGLEYMTAFRGFSPDSEPTPKQMVTLIKAMKKHQIHYIFIEELIEPKIARIITEETGAEMLLLHGAHNVTKQEMVSGITYVDIMQRNLKNLKKGLGGQ, encoded by the coding sequence ATGAGATTTTGCATTAAAATTATCATAGCGATACTGTTGCTGGTGCCGGTAATGCCGGGGTTGGGGAATGCCGAACAGAAAAAAGTCAAAGTGATAACAACGCTTTTTCCGCTGTTCGATTTTGTACGCCAGGTCGGTAAAGAAAAGGTTGATGTTATACTATTGATGCCGCCGGGTGTGGAAGCACACAGCTATGAACCCACTCCCCGGGATATTGTCCGTATCAACCAAGCGGAGGTATTTGTGTACACCGGCGCGGCTATGGAACCCTGGGCGGCGGATGTGGTCGCCGGAATTGTTAATAAGCAAATCGTGGTTGTCAACGCCAGCCAGGGAATTGAACAGGTAGTCCGGCCGGATGAATCGCAAGCCGGTCATGATAAACAGGGTCGTCGCCATCGGGGAAAAAGTGTGGATCCGCATATTTGGGTTGATTTTATATATGCACAGCAGATGACGGATGCTGTGTTGGCCGGGCTTGTTCGGGTCGATGGAAAAAATCAGTCGTTTTATATGAAAAATGCAGAAGCCTTTAAGCAGACGCTTCGGCAACTGGATACACGATACCGGGAAACCTTGGCACAATGTCCCCGGAAAATGATTGTGCATGGCGGTCATTTTGTTTTTGGATACATGACAAAACGGTACGGATTGGAATACATGACAGCGTTTCGCGGTTTTTCTCCGGACAGCGAACCGACGCCCAAACAGATGGTCACACTTATCAAAGCAATGAAGAAACATCAGATACACTATATTTTCATCGAGGAATTGATTGAGCCTAAGATTGCCCGCATTATTACGGAAGAGACCGGGGCTGAAATGCTGCTGCTGCATGGAGCGCATAATGTAACCAAGCAGGAGATGGTATCAGGGATTACCTATGTGGACATTATGCAGCGCAACCTGAAAAATTTGAAAAAAGGTCTGGGTGGCCAATGA
- a CDS encoding CopG family transcriptional regulator, which produces MAIKNNRIMTFKVDHDLKMLLDTLPNKSAFIRSAVLAASRSTCPMCRGTGMLTEHQRKHWKKFEKMHDVFECKICQSMHIRGGAQ; this is translated from the coding sequence ATGGCAATTAAAAATAACCGGATTATGACCTTTAAAGTGGATCATGACTTGAAAATGCTGCTGGATACACTTCCTAATAAATCCGCATTTATCCGTTCCGCTGTTTTGGCGGCATCCCGAAGTACTTGCCCGATGTGCCGGGGAACCGGGATGCTGACCGAACATCAACGCAAACACTGGAAAAAATTCGAAAAAATGCATGATGTTTTTGAATGTAAGATTTGTCAGTCCATGCATATCCGGGGAGGGGCCCAATGA
- a CDS encoding formylmethanofuran dehydrogenase subunit E family protein — translation MLRRILQGILGVMVFLSMGEAALASGNHWQPFYEQAPVIEVIDPLISLVGSMPEGKAALVIKVTDVAVYTGHVCPGIAAGFMLTKKALALLYPDSTPVRGNVRVAGMAPNCLLDVASHITGARSFYGRGKINKGDLAVDEALKPASPGKLVLIFQRKDNGKMVKAVFNKFKLMSSEQQKEFGSYFKKMSAKDNQVSQKEQEEKRAEIQALVKKVLLTKPEGVFEISETEGYKFPETLKK, via the coding sequence ATGTTGAGGAGAATATTGCAGGGAATTTTAGGGGTAATGGTTTTTTTAAGTATGGGAGAGGCGGCGCTGGCGTCAGGTAATCACTGGCAGCCATTTTATGAACAAGCGCCGGTTATTGAGGTGATTGATCCGTTGATTAGTCTGGTGGGTTCGATGCCTGAGGGAAAAGCTGCGCTTGTCATTAAAGTGACGGATGTTGCCGTATATACCGGACATGTTTGTCCGGGAATTGCCGCTGGTTTTATGCTTACCAAAAAAGCGCTTGCTCTACTTTATCCGGACAGCACGCCCGTGAGGGGGAATGTTCGGGTTGCCGGTATGGCGCCTAATTGTCTGCTCGATGTTGCTTCTCATATAACGGGCGCGCGCTCTTTTTATGGAAGGGGGAAGATAAATAAAGGTGATCTGGCGGTTGATGAAGCCTTAAAACCCGCTTCGCCGGGAAAGCTGGTCTTGATATTTCAACGTAAAGATAACGGAAAAATGGTGAAAGCGGTTTTTAATAAATTTAAGCTAATGTCTTCCGAACAACAGAAAGAATTTGGGAGTTATTTTAAAAAAATGTCAGCCAAAGACAATCAAGTTTCGCAAAAAGAGCAGGAGGAAAAGCGGGCGGAAATACAGGCATTAGTCAAAAAAGTGCTGCTGACAAAACCAGAGGGTGTTTTTGAAATTAGTGAGACTGAAGGATATAAATTTCCCGAAACGCTGAAAAAGTAA
- a CDS encoding ABC transporter ATP-binding protein/permease, with translation MARLLEIAGDRKGLLIVSGITVTFHAVLTMIPYVLIFYILKELLGGQVANPNIGTYLMWAGVAIAISFLLMFAAGMASHIAAFNILYELRVKIAEKLGKLPMGYVSTRSSGALKKILSDDVERIETFIAHGIPDMVKAVALPVIMLTYLFIADWRLALISFVPLIILVFAVSMMMGTERSKKTMKKYHDSLEDMNAGIVEFVRAMPVMKIFGQSAAAFTRYSGTVNEFDLYVKKWAKISAPVWGMLMSFLTNALLPVLAFGLYLYFKAGLSLSVFFLFLILGAGYIRPVFALVSLSTQIVMISHGVKRMDEILFEIKEQKNGTKANPENFTLEFNQVNFSYTEEIKVLKDVSFKVPPGSITALVGPSGSGKSTAGQLVARFYDVKSGSITLGGININDLDIGSLMQNVGFVFQDNMMFYQSIYDNILMGMDKTKDEVMAAAKKARCHEFIMKLPESYATHFGDKGVHLSGGEQQRIQLARVVLKNAPVLILDEATAFSDPENEHLIMEAFSELIQNKTVIIIAHRLSTIANVEQIVVLDKGEVAAIGTYSQLLKKSELYTRMWNAHTRAKEFEIINQEAVSSC, from the coding sequence ATAGCCCGTTTGCTGGAAATAGCGGGAGACAGAAAAGGATTGCTGATAGTATCCGGAATAACAGTGACCTTTCATGCTGTGCTTACCATGATTCCTTATGTACTGATTTTTTATATACTAAAAGAACTTTTAGGCGGACAGGTGGCAAATCCGAATATCGGAACATATTTGATGTGGGCGGGTGTTGCTATTGCCATATCATTTTTACTGATGTTTGCTGCGGGAATGGCATCGCATATAGCGGCTTTTAATATACTGTATGAATTGCGTGTGAAGATTGCTGAAAAACTGGGGAAGCTGCCCATGGGATATGTCAGCACGCGCAGCTCAGGAGCATTAAAGAAAATATTATCCGATGATGTTGAACGGATTGAAACCTTTATCGCCCACGGCATACCGGATATGGTAAAAGCCGTTGCACTGCCGGTGATTATGCTTACCTACCTTTTTATTGCCGACTGGCGATTAGCCTTGATTAGTTTTGTCCCTTTGATCATTTTGGTATTTGCGGTTTCAATGATGATGGGAACGGAAAGATCAAAGAAAACCATGAAAAAGTATCATGATTCACTGGAAGACATGAATGCCGGGATTGTGGAATTTGTACGCGCTATGCCGGTTATGAAAATATTTGGACAATCGGCCGCTGCCTTTACCCGATATAGCGGAACTGTAAATGAATTTGATTTATATGTAAAAAAGTGGGCGAAAATATCAGCACCGGTTTGGGGAATGCTGATGAGTTTTTTAACCAATGCTCTGCTTCCGGTATTAGCCTTTGGTTTGTATCTTTATTTTAAAGCCGGTCTTAGTTTGTCTGTGTTTTTCCTGTTTTTGATTTTAGGCGCAGGCTATATACGTCCGGTATTCGCGCTGGTTTCACTTAGCACACAGATTGTTATGATAAGCCATGGTGTGAAACGAATGGATGAAATATTATTTGAAATAAAAGAACAAAAAAACGGAACAAAAGCAAACCCCGAAAATTTTACGCTGGAATTCAATCAGGTTAATTTTTCCTATACTGAAGAAATTAAAGTTTTAAAAGATGTGAGTTTTAAAGTTCCCCCGGGCAGTATAACCGCATTGGTAGGGCCTTCGGGTTCCGGGAAATCTACTGCCGGACAACTGGTAGCGCGCTTTTATGACGTGAAATCCGGAAGCATAACCCTGGGCGGGATTAATATTAATGATCTGGATATTGGCAGCCTGATGCAGAATGTCGGATTTGTATTTCAGGATAATATGATGTTTTATCAGAGTATATATGACAACATTCTTATGGGAATGGATAAAACCAAAGACGAGGTTATGGCAGCCGCCAAAAAAGCCCGTTGTCATGAATTTATTATGAAACTGCCGGAAAGCTATGCTACGCATTTTGGAGATAAAGGTGTTCATCTTAGCGGCGGCGAGCAGCAGCGGATTCAACTGGCAAGAGTGGTTTTGAAAAATGCGCCAGTACTGATTCTGGATGAGGCAACTGCTTTTAGTGATCCGGAAAACGAACATTTAATCATGGAAGCATTCAGCGAGCTGATTCAAAATAAAACCGTGATAATCATTGCGCACCGGCTTTCCACAATTGCTAATGTTGAACAAATCGTAGTGTTGGATAAGGGAGAAGTGGCAGCTATAGGCACATACTCCCAATTGCTGAAAAAGAGCGAGCTCTATACCAGGATGTGGAACGCACATACCCGTGCAAAAGAATTTGAAATCATTAATCAGGAGGCAGTATCGTCATGTTAA
- a CDS encoding MMPL family transporter — protein sequence MTKKLERINQWFSRAAKTAIKFRWLIIVGLIVLDVGAVVGMKQIKMDLSNESWFLADDPLVIAKQEFEEIFGNSEYAAVLVEAEDVFSPDVLQMMRELGQELKAKVPYADKLTSITDLDFTQGTDDGFVVGNIVPDEIPDDPEKIAKIKQRAFSKPLFVNRLFSDDGKQAWILLRLNNYPENGKTSMKDYPQLVVGRTVCEIVAQDKYRKFNLMASGMPVLNYQKRGFYSQEAGRIFGMSILIITIALILFLRSLRGVVVPLFTAVSSFLWVFGAMGWLGIKIDNTVMIVPMLLTLAVSVGYSVHVFNFFKQRFLATGKRIESICHAIEHTGWPIFFTAATTIAALFSFLAVSIRTVRWMGIVAGCSVIAAYIIVMLVTPALLSFGKNKDPHPEFIARGGGWAEQGFMKLSDWVLANPRKIIVIFSLIVIALIAGITKLEVDMSMKKMGIKVPFRADLWHINHTKVGAMWSYDVILKFQEENRAKDPEILKNLDVFTTEIGKLPCVKRASSLADIVKDLNQVMHNDDPEYYRIPDDKNLIAQLLLLYENSGGTEAENWVDYDYTTLRISADVGDFEAKEFEKQWDYIGKRTQELFTDAKSGVVGVAVQYSVMSLYITKGQIRSLGIAIIVITLLMIIVFASLKTGLIGMIPNAVPALFAGGLMGFLETPLDMMTMIIGPMIIGLAVDDTIHFINHCKLEFFRRGNYRDAIRETFRTVGKALFMTTLILGLGFAAYLTSMDKMYSNIGLYTIVAIFAALFTDYLVTPVLIVWTKPFGKEREA from the coding sequence ATGACTAAAAAACTTGAAAGAATTAACCAATGGTTCAGCCGGGCGGCCAAAACAGCAATTAAATTTCGCTGGCTGATCATAGTCGGTCTAATTGTTCTGGATGTGGGGGCAGTGGTGGGCATGAAGCAAATCAAGATGGACCTGTCAAATGAGAGCTGGTTTTTGGCGGATGATCCGCTGGTGATTGCCAAGCAAGAGTTTGAAGAAATATTCGGGAATAGTGAATACGCAGCTGTGTTGGTAGAGGCGGAGGATGTTTTTTCGCCGGATGTTTTGCAGATGATGCGGGAACTCGGCCAAGAACTTAAAGCCAAAGTTCCTTATGCGGACAAATTAACGTCTATAACCGACCTTGATTTTACCCAAGGGACGGATGATGGTTTTGTGGTGGGCAATATTGTGCCGGATGAGATCCCGGATGATCCGGAAAAAATCGCAAAAATAAAGCAACGGGCGTTTTCCAAACCACTTTTTGTGAACCGGCTTTTCTCAGATGACGGTAAACAGGCCTGGATTCTTTTACGGCTTAATAATTATCCGGAAAACGGTAAAACCAGCATGAAAGACTATCCCCAGTTGGTAGTGGGAAGAACAGTGTGTGAAATTGTTGCGCAGGATAAATACAGGAAATTTAATCTCATGGCCAGCGGCATGCCGGTGCTGAATTACCAAAAGAGAGGTTTTTACAGCCAAGAGGCAGGCCGGATATTTGGGATGTCCATTTTGATTATCACGATTGCGCTTATCCTGTTTCTACGTTCGTTAAGAGGCGTGGTGGTTCCCTTGTTTACTGCGGTTAGTTCCTTTCTTTGGGTCTTCGGCGCCATGGGATGGCTGGGGATTAAGATTGATAATACGGTTATGATTGTTCCGATGCTGCTGACCCTGGCGGTTTCCGTGGGCTACTCGGTTCATGTCTTCAACTTTTTCAAACAAAGATTTCTGGCTACCGGGAAAAGAATAGAATCAATCTGTCATGCCATAGAGCATACCGGCTGGCCTATCTTTTTTACGGCTGCTACTACGATTGCCGCGCTTTTTTCCTTTTTGGCTGTTTCCATCAGGACTGTTCGCTGGATGGGGATTGTAGCCGGATGCAGCGTAATCGCCGCTTATATTATCGTTATGCTGGTTACGCCCGCGTTGCTTTCTTTTGGAAAAAACAAGGACCCGCATCCGGAGTTTATTGCCAGAGGCGGCGGTTGGGCTGAACAGGGTTTTATGAAACTAAGTGATTGGGTTTTGGCTAATCCCAGGAAAATTATTGTGATTTTTTCGCTGATTGTGATTGCGCTGATTGCCGGGATTACTAAACTGGAAGTTGATATGAGCATGAAAAAAATGGGGATAAAAGTGCCGTTCAGAGCTGATCTTTGGCATATTAATCATACCAAAGTGGGCGCTATGTGGTCTTACGATGTTATCCTTAAATTTCAGGAAGAAAATAGGGCCAAAGATCCGGAAATCCTGAAAAACCTGGATGTGTTTACAACTGAGATCGGCAAATTACCATGCGTAAAAAGAGCTTCCTCTCTGGCGGATATTGTAAAAGATCTGAATCAGGTTATGCACAACGATGATCCTGAGTATTACCGTATTCCTGATGATAAGAATCTCATAGCCCAGCTTCTGCTCTTGTACGAAAATTCCGGAGGAACCGAGGCTGAAAATTGGGTTGATTATGACTATACTACTCTTCGGATAAGCGCGGATGTAGGTGATTTTGAGGCTAAAGAGTTTGAAAAACAGTGGGATTACATTGGGAAACGGACGCAGGAACTTTTTACTGACGCGAAATCCGGAGTAGTAGGCGTGGCAGTCCAGTATTCCGTAATGTCGCTTTATATAACCAAGGGACAGATTCGTTCGCTGGGAATAGCCATAATAGTTATAACGCTTCTCATGATAATTGTGTTTGCCAGCCTGAAAACCGGATTAATCGGCATGATACCGAATGCTGTGCCTGCTCTTTTTGCCGGCGGTCTGATGGGTTTCCTTGAAACCCCGCTGGATATGATGACCATGATAATCGGACCCATGATTATCGGCCTGGCAGTGGATGATACCATTCATTTTATTAATCATTGCAAGTTGGAATTTTTTAGAAGGGGAAATTACCGGGATGCCATACGGGAAACCTTCCGGACCGTAGGTAAAGCGCTGTTTATGACCACCTTAATTCTGGGACTGGGATTTGCGGCGTATTTAACCTCTATGGACAAAATGTATTCTAACATCGGACTTTATACCATTGTGGCGATTTTTGCGGCTTTGTTTACGGATTATCTGGTCACCCCGGTGCTGATTGTGTGGACCAAGCCGTTTGGCAAGGAAAGGGAAGCATGA
- a CDS encoding isoprenylcysteine carboxylmethyltransferase family protein: MSFLPELKIGLLNAWIPVLLFNVFMMIFPLLINEKGAKRAVDTSWFGKREKNLMIMSFIFWYGLFIYSVWVPLQTGSMGFYVGLLISIIGFVFYTIANINYAKAPLNKAITQGLYKVSRNPLYFFSSFILVGISIAAASWIMLIITGVYLAFTHQMIKAEEVYCIKTYGESYRKYMKQVPRYILIFLRENE; this comes from the coding sequence GTGTCTTTTCTGCCTGAATTAAAAATTGGTTTATTGAATGCCTGGATACCTGTGCTTTTGTTTAATGTTTTTATGATGATTTTCCCGCTATTAATAAACGAAAAAGGCGCGAAACGTGCCGTGGATACGTCATGGTTTGGGAAAAGAGAAAAAAATCTGATGATCATGTCCTTTATTTTTTGGTATGGGCTGTTTATATATTCCGTCTGGGTGCCTTTACAAACAGGCTCTATGGGGTTTTATGTTGGTCTGCTTATCAGTATTATAGGATTTGTATTCTATACTATTGCCAATATTAATTACGCCAAGGCTCCTTTGAATAAAGCCATCACACAAGGGCTGTATAAAGTATCGCGTAATCCTCTCTATTTTTTCAGTAGTTTTATTCTTGTTGGTATTTCCATAGCGGCTGCTTCGTGGATTATGCTGATTATAACCGGAGTATATTTAGCCTTTACTCACCAAATGATTAAAGCTGAAGAAGTATATTGTATAAAAACCTATGGAGAATCGTATCGCAAGTATATGAAACAAGTACCGCGGTATATTTTAATTTTTTTGAGGGAGAATGAATAA
- a CDS encoding metal ABC transporter permease: protein METGFFAQLSEALGYLFIQRALIAGCFVALSCSSLGVFLVLKRFALIGDGLAHISFATVAIGLLLGVYPIYISIPLVMLASLWILRLAEKNVHGDTAIGMVSSIGVAIGVIIASMAGGFNVDLFGYLFGNILAVSKPEMFLSVVLSLVVISLILLFYNELFAVTFDESFARVSGVRTHRINRILILLTAMTVVLSIKIVGTMLVSSMIIFPTVTALRLARGFKGALVIAGLTAILSVILGIFISYLFDFPSGATIVLVHFGFFLVAFSVTSRTQ from the coding sequence ATGGAAACCGGTTTTTTTGCACAACTGTCTGAGGCGCTGGGGTATCTTTTTATTCAGCGTGCCTTAATTGCCGGTTGCTTTGTGGCTTTGTCCTGTAGTTCTTTAGGTGTTTTCCTGGTGCTGAAACGATTCGCCTTGATCGGGGATGGACTGGCCCATATTAGTTTTGCAACAGTGGCGATTGGATTGTTGTTGGGTGTCTATCCTATTTATATCTCCATTCCCCTGGTCATGCTGGCATCTTTATGGATTTTACGGTTGGCGGAGAAGAACGTTCATGGCGATACAGCCATCGGCATGGTGTCTTCAATCGGGGTTGCAATCGGGGTGATCATTGCAAGTATGGCGGGCGGGTTCAATGTTGATTTGTTTGGGTATCTTTTTGGTAATATTCTGGCAGTAAGCAAGCCGGAAATGTTTCTTTCTGTAGTGCTCTCCTTGGTCGTGATCAGTCTTATCCTTTTGTTTTACAATGAATTGTTCGCGGTGACATTTGATGAATCGTTTGCACGGGTTTCCGGTGTCCGGACACATCGGATCAACCGGATCCTGATTTTATTGACGGCCATGACGGTCGTGCTCAGTATAAAAATTGTCGGTACCATGCTGGTTTCAAGTATGATTATTTTTCCGACGGTCACAGCGCTTCGGCTGGCACGCGGGTTCAAAGGAGCGCTGGTGATTGCAGGTTTGACCGCAATCTTATCGGTGATTTTAGGCATTTTTATTTCTTATTTATTTGACTTTCCTTCCGGCGCAACCATTGTGCTGGTGCACTTCGGTTTTTTTCTGGTCGCATTCAGTGTGACTTCGCGTACACAATGA